Genomic segment of Myxococcus stipitatus:
ACGCCCGCCACCTCCAGGCCCACGATGCTCGCGGCCCGCACGGCGGCCTCCATGTACGCTGGAGGAAGCTCGATTGCCTGCCCTTCACCGCCGCGGTGGATGTTGGAGCGGAACTCGCCCTTCTTCGCCTTACGTCGCATCGCGCCCACCACGCGCCGGCCCACCACGAGCGCCCGGACATCGCGGCCCTCGCTCTCCGCGACGAACTCCTGCAGCACGATTTCCTGCCCCAGGTCCCAGAACGTATCCAGGATGGTCTGCACCTCCGGCAGCGTGTGCGCAATCATCACGCCCACGCCCTGCGTGCCCTTGATGAGCTTGATGATGACGGGCAGCCCGCCCACCTCCTCCACCAGGCGGCGCACGTTGCTGCGGTCATGCGCCATGACGGTGCGAGGAATGTCCAGGCCGGAGGCCGACAGGAACTGCAGCGCGCGCAGCTTGTCCCGGCTGCGCGCGATGGACGTCGGCGGGTTGAGGACGGGCACGCCCATCATCTCGAAGTGATTCACCACGGCGAGTCCGTAGGCGGTGATGGACGCGCCGATGCGCGGCACCACGACGTCCACGCCGCGAATCTCCACCCCGCGGTACGTCATGCGCGGCGCGCCCTGGGCGAGCAGCAGGCAACAACGCAGTGTGTCCAGCACCAGGGGACGATGGCCTCGCGCGCGGATGGCGGATACCAGCCGGCGCGTCGAGTAGAGCGAGCGCTTCCGGGACAGGATGGCCACCGTCTTCTTCGTGCGAGGGCGGCGCGGCGCGGGACGCTCGGGTGCCGGGGACCCAGGCATGGCCGGGGCCTTCTTCTGCTGGATTTTTCGGGGAGACATGGGCGGGAGCGTTCGAGCGTAGCACGGGCCGTTGGACGACAGCGGGCCGTGTGGGGCGCGTTTGCTATCCTCGTGACGAGATGAGCGCGACAGATCCGCATCCCGACGACATCCACACCAGCCCCGGAGAGGCCGCCGGGCTCGACCTCGCCCACTCCCCGTTGTTGGGGGAGACGCTCGTGGTGGACCCACGCACCACGGTGAAGCTCCACAAGTGTCGCCTCGCGGTGGCCTCCGGGCCGGACACGGGGCGCTCGGTCGTCAGCGACAAGGAGCGCCTGCGCTGTGGCGCGCATCCCGGCAATGACCTGGTGCTGGTGGAGGACCGCACCGCGAGCCGCCACCACTTCGAAATCCAGTTCACGGAGCGGGGCTATCTGCTGGTGGACCTGGGTTCCACCAACGGGACGTACCTGGATGGGCGCAGGATTGAGCGCGCCTACCTCTCACCGGGCTCGCAGATTCGAGCGGGCTCGTCCGTGCTGACCTTCGCGCCGCTCGACGAGGAAGTCACCATCGAGCCCGACCGCGACGGCGAGCTGTGCGGGATGGTGGGGCAGAGCGTCAAGATGCGGCAGATTTTCGGGCTCATCAAGAAGATCGCCCCCCTGGATGTCTCCGTCATCATCCAGGGTGAGACGGGCACGGGGAAGGAGCTGGTGGCGCGAGCCATCCACGAGCTGTCGGGCCGCAACAAGTCGCCCATGGAGGTGCTCGACTGCGGCGCCATCCCGCCCAACCTCATCGAGAGCGAGCTGTTCGGCCACGAGAAGGGCGCCTTCACGGGCGCGGTGAGCGGGCGTCCCGGTGCGTTCGAGCGTGCACACGGCGGCACCATCTTCCTGGACGAGCTGGGCGAGCTGCGCCTGGACCTCCAGCCCAAGCTGCTACGGGTGCTGGAGAACCACGAGGTGCGGCGGGTCGGAGGCAACGACGTCATCGAGGTGAGCTGTCGGGTCATCGCCGCGACGAACCGCGACCTGATGAAGGAGATTCAAGCGGGGAACTTCCGCGAGGACCTCTACTTCCGCCTCTCGGTGATAACGATTCAGCTGCCGCCGCTGCGTCAGCGTCGGGATGACATTCCGCTCATCCTCAAGGAGGCGCTCGCGGACCCGGAGGTGGTGCTCAAGCACGGCAAGAAGCGCTTCTCGCCGGAGGCGATGAGCCTGCTGATGTCCTATGCGTGGCCCGGCAACGTGCGCGAGCTGATGAACGTCCTGTCGCACGTGCTGACGTTCAGCGAGGGCGAGGAGATCCAGCCCGCACACCTCCCGCCGCGCGTGCGGGGACAGACGCGCGAGGGGCCGCTGCCCTTCAACGAGCACCTCTCGTTCAAGGACGCGAAGGAGCAGCTGCTGGAGAACTTCGAGCGGGAATACGTCACCAGCGTCCTCACCCGCTGCGAGGGCAACCTCTCCCGCGCCGCGCGCGAGAGCGGGCTGCACCGCAAGTCCATCGAGCGGCTGGTGAAGAAGTATCAGCTCGACACGAAGGGCATGAAGCCGCGCTGAGCCCGCGAGGCCCTCGGGGTATCCCCCTGAGTGAAACATGACCGCGATGGCTTGTGGCGAGGCCCGGGTAACAACCTTGCGACACGGGCAAGTTGACGTATGTCCTTGGGGACGCAAATACCCGGAGCATACGTGCTGCCATGAATTCCGACCCTCGCGGAAACCAGGGCCAGTCAGGACAGGCGATGGTAGAGGCGGCTCTGACGCTTCCCCTCGTCGTGTTCCTGTTGCTGGGCACGTTGCAGTTGTTCCTGATGTTGCAAGCGAGGGTGTTGGCGCACTACGCGGCGTTCCAAGCCACCCGTGCGGGCAGCGTGGCTCATGGTGAATGCGAGCGGATGACGCATGCGGCCATCCTCGCGTTGATACCTTCGTTTCATTCCTTCCTCGGGCTTTCGAGCAGCACTGACGAAGTGCGTCACGGCGGAGGAGGGGGTGCTCCCGCGAGGTTGGCGGCGGCGTTCCGGGCGCGTCGGGACAACCGCTTCCAGGCGGGGCTGGACGGGGTGCACACCGGCAGCATCGTGTGGATCAACCGGTCCATCATCGGGGGTGGGGTGGGCAGTCCGCAGGACCGCGAGTTCGATGAGCCGGGGCACCTGCGGCGGCTGGAGGTGCAGCTCATCTACTGGTACCCGATGCGCATCCCGTTCGCGAACTGGGTGATGTCGCGGATGTTCATGGCGCAGATGGGCATCCAGGACTACCGGGCGGCCAATCCGTTGATCCTCGCGGAGAAGGACGCGAACTGGAACCAGGGGGAGTTCTCGAATCCCATCGCGGTGGCGGGAGACATCCGCTCCGAGCTCGCCTCGCGGGTGGCTCGGCAGCAGTACGTGTTCCCCATCGAGACCACCTTCACCATGCGGATGCTGACGCCCACCAAGCGGCGCCACTTCGCCACCATGGACTGCCCCCGATGAAGCGCTCTCTCGTACGCGGTCAGACGATGGTGCTGTTCGTCCTGGGCACCTTGTTGATGGTGCTGATGGCCACGCTCACGGTCTCCTTCGCGATGAAGGTGCGTGAGCGCATCGAGCTGCAGACGGTGACGGACGCGGCGGCGTACTCCAACGCCGTGGCCACCGCGCGCACGTTCAACAACATCGCGGTGATGAACCGCGCGCAGATTGGCCACGCGGTGGCGCAGGCGGGAGCCACCAGCCTGGTGAGCTGGGCAACGCTCTATCGCGCCGAGCTCAACGCGGCCAACACGGGCTTTGGGATTGGCAAGACGCCCTACCAGATCGCCAAGAACACCGGGTGCCCCTGCGCCTGGAAGAACGCGTGGTGCAAGGCGCGGTGCAAGTGCGGCATCAAGGGCCTGGCGGACCTGAGCATGCTTCAGGCGAAGCTGCGCGCGGAGAAGCTGCGCGTGGACGCCGTCTTCCAGTCCATGGAGTTCATGGTGCGGATGCAGATGCTCGGGCATCAGATTGCCCAGGGCGCCCTCTACGCCGCGCAGCAGGACGTCTACCGTGACCTGCGCGACCGCCTGGACAACCAGACCTTCGCCAACCGGATTGTCGGCAACGCGATGGGGGCGGGGAAGCATGTCAACGACGCGAGTTGGACGGTTCCGGCGATTGGAAGCGTCAACAAGAAGGAGCTGAGTGGCGGCACGCTGTGCTCGGGGGATGGCGCGGTCTGCGACCTTCCCTTGACCGTGGCTCATGCCGTGAACGCGGCCATGGGCAGTCGCGGCTTCACCTTCGTCACGCACAGACAGGTGGCATCGAAGGAGCGGCACTACGCCATCCATCAAGCCAACCTGGACTTCGTCATCTGGTTCCCGGACGATGTGGTGGTTCTCCCCAACACCAACGGCACGACGTACTTCGGCAAGAAGGGGCGTCAGATGCCGTGGTTGCCTCCCTATGCGCCGGCCATTGTCGCGGATGACCGGGGCTCCATCGGCTGGAGGTACGACCATCTGCTGCATGGGGGAAATCCCGTGGCCTGTCCCGCGAGTGTCGCGGGAGTCCAGTCCATCTATTCCTCGCTGGTGAACTCCGGGGGCTTCCCCATGCCCGAGCACAAATGGACGGGAGGTCCTCCCGGTGGCGACCCCTTCAATCACTTCCTGGTTCCCTGCCTGGGAGGCGTTTCGTCCTGCCCGGGCATCTGGCCGCCGTTCCTCGACTACAACCCCTTCCGGCTGCTCAACGGTGAGGGCAACGTCTATGGCCAGCCCAAGAACTTCGCGGTGGTCCAGCGCGACTTGCAGGCGCGGGCCCTGGACCCTTGGGACCTCTCCTTCCGGTATCGCTTCGAGAAGGGAGGCGCGGGCAACGTGTATGACTCGAGGAGCTTCACGCTGGAGGATGGCACGCCCAACGGGACGCAGACGGCGCTCTCCACGGGCATCGCCTACTACCACCGGGGAGAGAGCGCGGGCATCAATCACTGGTCCGAGCCACCCAACCTCCTCAATCCCTATTGGCGCGCCACGCTGGTGGGCGCGACCATCGACAACACGGGCGTGGATGACGCGGTGAACACCCTGCGCCTCAGCTCCCCCGTGGCGGCAGATACCTTCGAGGAGCTGCGCAACGCGGGCTTCAAGGGGCTTCAACGATGACCACGCGTCTTGCTCGTCGTCCCACGCCCCGTCGTGCGCGGGGGCAGGCCCTGTTGGAAGCGGCCATCGGCGCCACGCTCTTCGTCACCATCATCGTCTTCGGCATCCACCTGGCGGAGGTGGGCTTCCTGTCGCTCAAGGTCCAGGAGGCGGCCGTCTCGGCGCTGTGGGATGGGACGCATGGAGAGATGCATTTCATCCCCGCCTCCTACAG
This window contains:
- a CDS encoding Tad domain-containing protein; translation: MKRSLVRGQTMVLFVLGTLLMVLMATLTVSFAMKVRERIELQTVTDAAAYSNAVATARTFNNIAVMNRAQIGHAVAQAGATSLVSWATLYRAELNAANTGFGIGKTPYQIAKNTGCPCAWKNAWCKARCKCGIKGLADLSMLQAKLRAEKLRVDAVFQSMEFMVRMQMLGHQIAQGALYAAQQDVYRDLRDRLDNQTFANRIVGNAMGAGKHVNDASWTVPAIGSVNKKELSGGTLCSGDGAVCDLPLTVAHAVNAAMGSRGFTFVTHRQVASKERHYAIHQANLDFVIWFPDDVVVLPNTNGTTYFGKKGRQMPWLPPYAPAIVADDRGSIGWRYDHLLHGGNPVACPASVAGVQSIYSSLVNSGGFPMPEHKWTGGPPGGDPFNHFLVPCLGGVSSCPGIWPPFLDYNPFRLLNGEGNVYGQPKNFAVVQRDLQARALDPWDLSFRYRFEKGGAGNVYDSRSFTLEDGTPNGTQTALSTGIAYYHRGESAGINHWSEPPNLLNPYWRATLVGATIDNTGVDDAVNTLRLSSPVAADTFEELRNAGFKGLQR
- a CDS encoding TadE/TadG family type IV pilus assembly protein, with amino-acid sequence MVEAALTLPLVVFLLLGTLQLFLMLQARVLAHYAAFQATRAGSVAHGECERMTHAAILALIPSFHSFLGLSSSTDEVRHGGGGGAPARLAAAFRARRDNRFQAGLDGVHTGSIVWINRSIIGGGVGSPQDREFDEPGHLRRLEVQLIYWYPMRIPFANWVMSRMFMAQMGIQDYRAANPLILAEKDANWNQGEFSNPIAVAGDIRSELASRVARQQYVFPIETTFTMRMLTPTKRRHFATMDCPR
- a CDS encoding sigma 54-interacting transcriptional regulator; translated protein: MSATDPHPDDIHTSPGEAAGLDLAHSPLLGETLVVDPRTTVKLHKCRLAVASGPDTGRSVVSDKERLRCGAHPGNDLVLVEDRTASRHHFEIQFTERGYLLVDLGSTNGTYLDGRRIERAYLSPGSQIRAGSSVLTFAPLDEEVTIEPDRDGELCGMVGQSVKMRQIFGLIKKIAPLDVSVIIQGETGTGKELVARAIHELSGRNKSPMEVLDCGAIPPNLIESELFGHEKGAFTGAVSGRPGAFERAHGGTIFLDELGELRLDLQPKLLRVLENHEVRRVGGNDVIEVSCRVIAATNRDLMKEIQAGNFREDLYFRLSVITIQLPPLRQRRDDIPLILKEALADPEVVLKHGKKRFSPEAMSLLMSYAWPGNVRELMNVLSHVLTFSEGEEIQPAHLPPRVRGQTREGPLPFNEHLSFKDAKEQLLENFEREYVTSVLTRCEGNLSRAARESGLHRKSIERLVKKYQLDTKGMKPR
- a CDS encoding RimK family alpha-L-glutamate ligase; translation: MSPRKIQQKKAPAMPGSPAPERPAPRRPRTKKTVAILSRKRSLYSTRRLVSAIRARGHRPLVLDTLRCCLLLAQGAPRMTYRGVEIRGVDVVVPRIGASITAYGLAVVNHFEMMGVPVLNPPTSIARSRDKLRALQFLSASGLDIPRTVMAHDRSNVRRLVEEVGGLPVIIKLIKGTQGVGVMIAHTLPEVQTILDTFWDLGQEIVLQEFVAESEGRDVRALVVGRRVVGAMRRKAKKGEFRSNIHRGGEGQAIELPPAYMEAAVRAASIVGLEVAGVDMLEGHAGPRLMEINSSPGFEGLERATGQDIAGEIIEHALTYAELKASAPRLSRT